The following is a genomic window from Miscanthus floridulus cultivar M001 chromosome 14, ASM1932011v1, whole genome shotgun sequence.
ggaggacagaggtccctagatcggcagctaACACACACATGGGCGACagacataaccgacagaactcacaaccacaacaaatagcgcagggcgcaatatactatccacaccaaactggacgtagggcgccgtgactttccggcgtgccgaaccagtataaatcgttgtctccctgcgtttaccatcgagttcctgcaaacgccgatacccctccgaacaaatcaccgcccCGGGTATCCCGtggcgggttgccggtggtaaaacatcgacagtcgGACAACCTGGTTCAACCGAACCATATTGGCAGAGCCCAACCGAGCTAGGGGCAACTTTGTCCATCCACTGCTTGTTCTCTCCCAAATGATAGAAAAGATTAAAATAATGGCCGTGGTGTCTTCTGGTAAAAAAAAACAGCGATTCATAATGGTACTCAGCAAATACACGAGTTGGCAGTGTCCGGCAGCAAATAAAGCCTTTCTTCAGTGAGCAAAATTTCCCAAGAAAAAATGTCCTGTTGCTACGAACTCTTTTTCACATAGTGGCCATGTCTGTGCGCTCCGCAGGGAACAGGCCGCGCCCACACGCGGACACGCCGGCGACGGCCGCACCCTCTCGCCGGCCCCTACGTCCGTCCTCCAGTCATACACACCGCGTCAACGAGGCCATACACCGTGCGGGCACGTGCGGTTGGCGGCGTCACCACCGTCGTGGGCAGCGCACGGAGCCGCTCCAAATGCCGCTGACCGCCGGGAGACGCAGCCAGTGGGACTGAACACCACCACCGCGAGGGCGAGGGCGCAGAGGCCTTGACGACGAGCCGCTCCATGTGTGGGAACGCCTGCATGCAGTCAATCCTTCCAGTTCCAGGTTTGAAGTTGGAACTGTAACGTACGTACTAGTAGTAGCTGTAGCCATTGTCAAGGCCTGCGCCCTCGACGGCGCAGTCGCAGTGGTATAGTGTTCAGCCCCGCTGGCTGCGTCTCTCATAGTGCGCGGCAGATTGAGCGGCGGCTCTTGCGCTGCCCACGACGGTGGCGACGCCAGCCGCATGCGCCCCGTGCGGCATGTGGCCTCATTGATGCGGCGTGTATGCCGGAGGACGTAGAGGGCGGCGAGACGGCTCGGAAGCTGTCGGTGTGCATCGACATGCCCCTGCCGCCGTGGGGACGAGAGAGTAGAAAAGGGTCTATTTTTTTGAGAAAAATAAAAGCGAggatttaaataaaaaaaatgcatgccaagcTAGCATGTAACATAAGGGAAAAAAAATATATCCACGTGGCTGACATGGCCCTGTGGTGCATCACCTAACAAGTTTAGGGATCTAGAAATGTATTTTCAAAGTTCACGGACCTAAATGACATACGCTTATAAGTTCGAGTGCTACTGATGCATTTAACTTAAAAAAAAGATGATTCTGGTGTTCGTTGTCCTGTTAGTGTTGGTGCTGCTTTGAAGCATTATTCCTTTGGGAAACAAGGGACCACTTTCACTTTGTCGTGTcacttgctgctgctttgaaataTGATTTTTTTGGAATACAAAGTATCACATCCGCCACTGAAAGTATGGTAGGACAATTAAGTTTCCTTAAATTAGTAACTGAAAATATCTATTATCACTACtatttttttgataaaacagGAGGGGTTTTTAGCCCCTACTGAACATATATTAAAAGTGTTGGGAGCAAAGTACAGGGGTAACAAAAGAAAAGAAGTCAGAGGTACAGGTTTATTATCACTACAATAAAAAAAGATTTTAAAGATAGtccattttatttataaaaatggCCAAAAAGTGTCTGTCTCTAAAAATACTAGTGATTTTCTGACTGTCCAATGTTTatagttcaaaaaaaaaacatctatGTAATGTTTTTAGAGGTGGGCCTTTTAAGAGTGCGACATCTTCAAAAAACATGTCTGTATAAATAGTTGTCAAAACAACTTATAACTTTAACTTTATATCAATACTAGCAAAAATGCCTATGCATTGCAAGGGAAAAAAAATAATATCATAATAAAATGTTTATTATACTATTATAAAAAAAACCATATTTTGagtgtttttttagaaaaagattTTGAGTGTGATGTTCCTAACATTATGTTGATAGTCTTGTAGCCCTATCTTATTTACTATATATATCATGTAGTATCTTATAGGTAACATGTTCTTGCATTGCAACGGGATGAAATTGCTATAGCCTAATAAATATTAAAAATATATACTATCCTTTTAGAAAATATAGGTCATATTTGGAAACGTATCCAAAGCATTTTCTTTTCATGGTCAGACCTGGACACCATGAAAAAACCTCGAACTATGCTTGCAAGCATATATCTACCTATCTTGTTCGAGACTATCTTTTTCCATTCTCCACACGTTGCAATCTTTGGTGGAGATGGCATTGGCGCATGAATAGATAAAAGAATAGCTTAAGTTCTCGCTTAGCGATTACATTAGTTTGGTTATGCTAGTTACACGGCTGGCTCAAAGATGAAAGAGTATATGACTTGGGCACCAAAGTCATAAAACAATGGTAGCTTCTTGGTGGAGTTCAAAGTCTTGTATTTAAGTATTTGAATTTTTTTCTACTtgctccgtcccaaattatagtTAACGTCTCTATAGCTTTATTGTTTATACCTAAGGGTAAGTAAATTCATATTCCATTGACGACGTGTGGCGTGGCAGCGGCACCGACAAGCGCTGAACTTGTCAGCGCAAAGCCACCACAACTTCCACAACCGGCCTCTCGTCATCATACCCTACGCCGCTTCCTTCTTCTACGGAGCCTCCACAAGTCCACAACCGCCCTCTCGTTcctagcttgatgacatcatcatgacgtcatgcCTTATTGACATATTTTCACGGGAGGTGCAGCTTTGTTGTTTCTCTCTGTAGCCATTGGTGATGGTTGTTTTCGGTGGTGTTGTTGTGGTGTTTGTTCTCTCTTTCTTGTCTTTCCTACTTTGATAACGATACCCTCAGGGCGTTCGTCCTTTTATGAACGGGACCAATCCGCCTGCCTCACGCCTCCTGCCACGGCCGCGATCCATATGCTTGCCGACTGTGGGCGACCTTGAGCTCCGCGTCAACGAGCTTCCATTGGAGGGCAAcaagtagatgagcacatgttgcaaccgtatgtttTATGCGTTTTAgatatatgttgcatatgtttcatctgaatgttttaaaagtatatctattattgcatatgttgcaatggctatacacgtattttgcaagtgtatgtttcaaatgtttcagctctttcaaacgtatgttgcatatgttgcaatgactatacacgtatTTTGTAAgtacatgtttcaaatgttttagttatttcaaacgtatgttgcaagtgctttatctagatgttgcatatgttgcactaaCTATGcacgcatgtttcaaatgtttcagctatttcaaacatatgttgcaaatgttttatccagatgttgcatatgttgccatACACATATGTTCCAAGCGTATattgtaaatgtttcatctgttttagacgtatgttgcagcaaaTGCTTTATGTTGCAAGTATTGCATGACCAGGCGTGAGAAGTGGGTGCAGACAGAGGTGGTCCCGTCGGGCGCAGCGTCCCCGCGGGCGCGACAGCCCCCACATGCATGCACAGGTGCATGCGTAGCAGCAGTGTGCAGACAGGTCACAGGTGCGGCAGCAGCGTGCCTGCGGGCGGCAGGAGCTAGATGCATGCGTTGTGGGTCCCGCCTAGGCAAAGTGGGAGGCGGAGATGCAGTGCGCAGGGAAGTGCATTGCCTGCGTCATTTCCTGCCGCATGCAGACGGAGCGCGTCAGGCGCATGGGCAAGCAGTAAGCGCgggcgtccggacgtccgggcgctagtctTTCCATTCCTGCTTTGTATCTCTAGATTCATGACCCAACTTTATAACTACCATCACCGGCTTTGGTCAGAAATCTGTGGTAATGAAATTCACGTGGGGACAGTACATCCCCGGTGACCTTTCAAAAAAATACTTTAGAATACACATCGGAGGGGGTGTCCCAGCAACAATTACCTTATTACTGTTAATAATTGAATAAAATTTCTCATAGTATATATACAATTAAACATTTATGAAGATGTACAACATAGAATTGACAAAAACACAATATGCCCAAAGCACACCATTTCCTTCCATAGGTTCAAAGCCAAAGAAGGGAGCGGGGTGGGACATCAGTATCTATCTACTAGCTTTTCACTTTTTTTTCCTCACTAACAGTCAGCAAACAACTTTTAATGAGATTTCGCTACAGCACTTAATAGCATTACAACTTTACAAGTACAGACATTGGGTAAACCATATATACCCGCGTCCGAAAAGTTACCCCTCGAACAATTCCTGCAGCTGTGACTCCAGTTGCTGAATGCTGTATCTTGCAGATTTTTGCTGCTTCTCCGAGCAATTCTCCATATGCATTCGGTACACTGGGATAACCTTATGAAATATTGCCTCCCGCACCTTATTCCGGATCAGAGGATTACTAACTTTCCATGTTTTATGCACCCGGTAGGTCGTCTCGAAAAGTGAAGTGAACTTGTCAAATAATGGCCACAAGATCTCCCGTACTAGGGTCCGTCTTAGCACACAAGATATGACAGGTGTCCATGAGGCATCTACATATCCTGCAATGAACATGTCGAGTTGGTCATTGCGCTGCAACAGCCACCCTTCTCCAAGGATCCGTCCCAAATCTTTCTCTATCTTGGCTTCCTGAAGCATGAAGTGTACGTTGTTCAGCAGGAACATTTGTTGCTGCCCTGGGAGGTGCAAACCTTTTGAGTTCCTATCCAGCATAGACTCCAAAGAGGAGATCAGCTGCGCAACCAGTTCATGGAATGCTTTCAGGTCACCCTTCAGCATTAGACAGACTGTGCTCTTGTGTTGAACCAGCATCCGCACATGATCCATGATATGCCTTGTGAAGGGATGAACACCAGTGTCAGAGATGTCCAAACGCCGCGCTATCACCAGATCGGTTTGCTCAACAGATAGCTTGACAAACATGTCTGACAATCGGTGTATTATCCCTTCACCCTCTGCAAGGATGGACTCCTTAGTTTGACCTGACAGCAATGCTAATATTGTCGGCATGCTATAATTCAGTGCTTGGTACACCATCACCAGATTTACCATTTTGGATAGATCAGGCTTAGGTGCTGTATAGGTATCCATGTAAACTGGGTCAATTGGTGGTGCACCCTGAATGCACGTAGAATCAGCTGCTCTAAGCAACTTCCTGATAGATTGTTTTGCAATTGCTAAGAAATAATCCTCCTTGAGTATATTGAAGTAACCAAGATCCCGTCCATTCAATTGTCTTTGCATCTCACTCAAGACACCAACGATGATGTGCATCGCTGTTGTCCAAACCTTCAGTAGAATTTCTTTGGATTCTTCCTTGTGACCGCCCAAAATGTTATTGATGTCAAGGATTTCCGGGTAACTGTTGGACATGTGTCAGTAAGTCATTCCTAATAAGTAGAAGGGTACGTCGCAAAAAAAAAGTAGAAGGGTAATGCATAGTTTTCAATCTCTAACTTGTTTGGTAGTCCGATTTTTAATCTTGAACTACGGAATTTTAATCTTGTACAGAACCGTGTAATGGATGCCCTCTGACTGTCAAAAATCAGACAAATTTGGTTCTCTTGCTTGTTTCAAAGGTGATTTgctattttataaaaataataaaaaatctaatttgctGCTACAAATCcataaataatttattttgaATCCAAAAAATATAAACCTAGTACCAttttttctagaaatattattTACATGTTTATGATCTATATATAGCTATATGGAATTGATTTATTTTGGTTCCTATTGCTTTATAACTCATAGTCATGCTCATTATTTATTTAAAACGATTAATTAAGATCCAAATAACTCTAAATAGACCACCAACAAATAGATAACACTTTGAGAATAAAACTAGTACTAGTTCCACATTTTTATGATTTAAAATAAATCAATTATGAATTTATAAAGATCAAAACAGAATTTTATTACTTTTAGGAAATAGAAAACCACCTTCGAAACCTACGATAGGACTGAATTTGCCGTTTTTGACTGCTCGTTACCTTGTTTTGTAGTTTAAGGTTGAAAATCGAATTGTCGTCTAATTTCGAGGTTAAAAAGTGTGCTTTAGCCTAATAAGTAGACTAATATGTTTAATTTGCACTAAAGGGACCGCAATACTTAGAAAGTGTCTAAGagaaaaaataattaaaataGGATCCTTTTACGAAACATGCATTCTTTTTATGTTTGTTGCGAACACATGGTTGGTATGCGCCATGTAATAAGTGTGataaggacatcactcctttggatgcacccattgatcctccaaccgttatgCAAAGTCCAATGACTAGAGCTCGAATGCGACAATCGAAACTAGAGGTGAGACCGTTCTTAACCGATCTTTTTTATAGTTTTGAGAATAGATTAGTACGTAATGATGTTATCAAGCCTAGGAACATTGAAGAggatcatgaagaacatggagAGAGGTGCAGAGGTGGAGAAGACCAACAAGGACGTCCAAGTCAATCCAAAGGTCCAGTCAACTcgagttcgagtctacctcggcctttAGGACCAACATGCAGTAAAATAGACACCCCAGGCACATACGCACTCCattttcgacaatccacatatgtGTGGAAAGATACTTTCATAAGATAACAAATGGCTTTGGTTTGACATCAAAATTCTACCAGAGTCAATgaaaatcgtcgaaacaagtcaacgtctagaatctgctagggtaTTGTGTCATCTTCTTTTGTTCTATTGGGCCGTGTATCATCTTAGGGCACATTAATTAGGGGGTGTGTCCATGGGGTTCACATGCCCTAAAGACATTATAATGAGTCATCATCGCCaaagttagggtttgggttttgcatTAGATCATTTTGTCTTCGAACAGTTGCCGTCATCGGTAGTGAAACGCCAACTTCAAGTGCATGAAAATAGATCTGCAATTTGTCAATTCAATTGAGTTTCTTCTTAGTGATAATCAGAGCTTCAGGCATACCATTAGGTTCACATCTTAAATGCTAATTCAAGTGTTTCACCTTCGTCCCATAGTCCACTGCCATACTTATTTGTcatgtcctagaaccttccgcgtcaTAGCATTTGCATAATTCAGTCTCAGAGTCCAccatgttgagtttgtgtcctaggtcaaaatTTTGTTACTGGTTAGATTGTGTTTGAGCCCAGCGTGTTTCTGCCCATCGTTTCTTTCAAACCCTACCCGCCACCAATATTCCGCACTTTTTCCTAGTTTTGTCCTCTGATTCGGAGTATGTTCGTAAAAATgacataacttttgcatagtgacTCCATTTTTAGAAAACCATACATTTTTTAGAATTGGAAAAAAATTGGCATACGTGTGCCCCCCTTCAGTGGGTTTGGCGAACTTATTTTTTCATCAAACAACCTGAAAGATCGTCTTTCTAAGCTTGAAAGCTTTTTATCAATTTTTTAGCGCACTGACCGGAAGAGTTCAGCAGCTAGAGACCAACCGTCCAAAGACCAACGACAAGAACAAAGATGACAAAGACGAAGACGAAGGGATCCTTGACGATGATTTTGTGTACAGAGACGATGGTATGATTGATGATAGGGTGACACGCGAGCGGAACCCGCATCGATGCCTTCAAAGCAATCGTATAGGTATGGGAGGTAATGTTAATAATGAGCACAATCGTGGCATTGTTTGCAATAATGacccttatgctaaaattaaattcACCATAGCACCTTTTTATGGTAATATGATGTTAAGGAATATCTTGATTGAGAGATAACAGAACAAAAATTTGCTTCCCACATTGTTCCTGATCATCACAAGTTTAGAAAGCTATTAGTGAGTTTAAAAAAGCTTTGCTATAATCTAGTGGCAAGAATTAGCTACTTTGCATCTACAAACTGAGTCATGGGATAGACTAAAAGAAGCAATGTGTGATCGTTTTATTCCTCCTTATAAATGTGATTTGCGTAAAAAATTACAACGCTTAGAGCGAGGAAATATGTCTATCCAGAAATATTATGCAGGGGTTCAAAAGGGTAGAAGAGGATCTAGAGGATAAAGTGTGTCATTTCTATGGTGGATTGAGAAGTGAAATTCAGgatattgttgattataaagaatttacgACTATCAATCGCTTGTTTTAGATTGCTATTcttgcagaaaaagaattgcaggGATGTCAAATAAGCCAAAACAACTTTAGCAATTCCTTCGCGCCCAAGATGACAATGACAGGACCAACGAATATTTCCCCTTCTTCGAGTGTTCCTCCTGCTCCACCACCAATGtgagtgatgagtgattgtcaatgaggTGGTTAGAGCTTTGGCTAACCATGCGTGAGATGAAATGAGGCATGAGTGCGTGTATGCAATGTGCCTCTTGGCTTGTGATGTGTAGGTGTTGAGCGTGAGACAATCGATGGCAATGGAGAAGGTCAAGCGAGGAGTCTGTGCGCGATGGATTGGGAGCAATGAACAAAAGCTTGGACCAAGGAACCCGAGGGCCAGAGGATGAACCATGGATGACTAGCATTTGGACACATTGGCAAGTAAGTGTACATGCGAGGATGGTGGTGAAgacggttgtaacaccctagcccATTAGAAGCCTGTTGTAGTTGTGTTGTTGGCTCATTTGGCACATGAGAAGTTGTTGGTGatgggtttagtaccaccttggaagtttaggagggtgagggccagcttataatccttgctgctccaaatGTAGCACCTCCGGGTTAACCCTTTTATATGAAGTGAGGACGAAAGTGTAAGCGAGATGCTACGCGTATTCAGATTTTGGATGTTGGGTGTTATAGATGGTATTCGGAGCATCAACCCTTATTGTATGTGCCCGTGAGTGGTGTACCAACGGGTGGTTCTAGGCATCTGATGCATTTGTGGTGAGTTGTTGAGGGCGTCAACCCTTAAGGGGAGTGTCAATGTAGCACACCAGCCAGTTAGAAGCCTGTTGTAGTTGTGTTGTTGGCCCTGTGGCACATGAGGAGTTGGTGGTGGTGGGTTTAGTATCTTCTTGGAAGTTTAGGAAGGTGAGGGCCTTATAATCCTTGTTGTTCTAAAAGTAGCACCTCTaggttaacccttttacacgaagcgaggacgaaaataTAAGCGAGGTGCTACGCATATGCAGGCCCGTTCCACCTGCGAAGCTAACCATATAAGTAGATTTTGGACGCGGGATGACCAAAGTCAAGATGGAGACCGGGCCAAGTCAAGGCGGGCATGCAAGCACCTGGTCATCTACTGATCGAGGACGACATCGGGTTGGGCCTCAAAACCTGGTGGAGGATTCTGGGTGGCACGTGGAGACATCTCTGAGTTAGCGTCAAGGCTAAACAAATGGGAGGAGCAATCGTGGCTGTCGGATGTGTATCGGGTGTGTTTTTGTGTAATATGGACCATATTGCCCTAAGTGGGTTGGTAGTCTTAGTATTAGTCTAGGGGGAGTTTGGGGTATTCCAAACGCCTATTAATAAGGTAGATGACTGGTGGAGAGGTATCCCTTGAATCCACATCTCATTTTGCTTAGGCAGGCCAAGTGTTCATCTCTAGGGATATTAGAAGTAGAAAGGCACCCCTTGCTCTAATTTTCCATCTTTAGAGGGGGGATGAAGGAAGGAGGTTAGACCTAGTCTTGTATAGATGAATTCATAGTTGATTAATTAAAAGGTTTGCTGAAATCTCGAGTTCATCCTTTTCCTCCAATTTTCCATTTTTCGGTGATTTTCGTGGCCATTTTTGCGAGATTTTTGAAATACAACTTTGGTTGATTGTTTGACACGTTTTGGTGAGTCTTTGGGACCCTTAGAACTTATCTATATCATGAAGCCCAGTTTCAAAGCTCTTGTTCCCAGGCCCCAAATCTCACCAATTCTTGCTCTTTGGTGAATTTCTTAAGGATCTTCGAGCTAAGGTTTTTGGGTTGATTTCTTGTGCTTCCTAGGTGCTATGAAGTTTGGAGAACATGACCAGGCTTTTCGTCAACCAGATTTCCCACGTGCACCCCACCTTCTTTGTTTCAAGAAAATCGTGAAAACCTCAATTTGAGAGCTTGTTTTTCAATCTGCCATCCAAGCTTTAATCTTTTTCAGGTGAAACTTTGTGAACACCTTTAAAACATCCTAAGGAAGGCCATTTGGACTTCGTTTGATCGAGTTTTGCTCCTTTTCCTTATTGGTTCAGTCTGCTCAAAGCGTTTAGTGCGGAACGTGCACATGAACGCGGAACTTTCGCGGGCAAACGCAGAACTTCCATGATCTACAGGCTGAAAATCGACTTATGGGGGTTCCGAGGTGTTTCCTTGATTTGTTCTTGCTTCTGCTTGATCTTTTGGGCTTCCTAGTACTTCAAGTTCTATAGCCTTATCATTGCTAGAAGAGAGGAGATTTTGGAAAGTTTTGGGATATAGGTCAAGTTCTTAGAAAAAGGATTTTGATTGGCTCTCATTCACTACTTCTAGTCGCCGTCTCAGTACCTTAGTTGTAATTGTAATATCAATTAAATACTCTCATCCATCTCAAATTGTAAGTTAGTTTTGGTAACTTTTTCTAGGCAGAATGATTtgcaatttggaacggaggaagtatcTTTCTCTTTACAAATCCTTGGAAAATGTGAAACTAAAAATTATCCAGAGCTAGCATGATTGATTGTGAATTTGTGATGACTCTTAATGAAGTACAGTACATACGCAACACATACCTGGCAAGTTGAGCAGAGTCTCGATGGATTGCCCGGCGGAGCATTTCTTGATATCCGCCTTCGATCATGATGCCTGCGATGTCATTGAGAGTGGACAACTCCTTTCTGTCGGTAAGATTAAGATGCATGCGTCGGAATGCCTTGTCACTTCGGACGGACATGCCCTCAAATAGAGCCGAGAGGAATCCACTTGAGCTGCCACTAGTGCTGCCAGTGAAGGAAGCAGAGGAACTCGACCATGAGGCTTTGGAACTGTCGCGGCAGCTGCGCCTAACAGACTCCCAGATGGACACAGGCGAGACATCCAGGTGATGATCATGTCGCCAGATTCGGAGGTGGCAGAACTACATTGCGAGGGAAGCCATGGCTTTGTCGAGGAGCTCTTTCGCATGGACACGGTCATGGATGTCGCTGGATGCCGTGTCAGAGGGCACCTGCCGCTGAAGCATCAGCATCAACTTTGCAGCAGCCAGGTATCTGT
Proteins encoded in this region:
- the LOC136502564 gene encoding exocyst complex component EXO70B1-like is translated as MSVRSDKAFRRMHLNLTDRKELSTLNDIAGIMIEGGYQEMLRRAIHRDSAQLASYPEILDINNILGGHKEESKEILLKVWTTAMHIIVGVLSEMQRQLNGRDLGYFNILKEDYFLAIAKQSIRKLLRAADSTCIQGAPPIDPVYMDTYTAPKPDLSKMVNLVMVYQALNYSMPTILALLSGQTKESILAEGEGIIHRLSDMFVKLSVEQTDLVIARRLDISDTGVHPFTRHIMDHVRMLVQHKSTVCLMLKGDLKAFHELVAQLISSLESMLDRNSKGLHLPGQQQMFLLNNVHFMLQEAKIEKDLGRILGEGWLLQRNDQLDMFIAGYVDASWTPVISCVLRRTLVREILWPLFDKFTSLFETTYRVHKTWKVSNPLIRNKVREAIFHKVIPVYRMHMENCSEKQQKSARYSIQQLESQLQELFEG